A window from Lytechinus pictus isolate F3 Inbred chromosome 9, Lp3.0, whole genome shotgun sequence encodes these proteins:
- the LOC129268158 gene encoding sodium/hydrogen exchanger 10-like, whose translation MKKRVVEVRELAPAVAALAVAVFIQSATGSSGGSGSSSPTRETISNMTTGNASSEEYVERREIHAHAPKVVIFIFGCCLFGAISRSILKKLPIPYTVILLVLGAILGVVASNVPLVEEHTKDIANMDPHVLLQIFLPILIFESAFAMDVHTFMRSFLQVCILALLGLVVAAVLTAVLAMNLFNYDWNFSESMMFGAIMSATDPVAVVALLKDLGASKQLGTIIEGESLLNDGCAIVIFNVFMKIVFFPHLASSVGQNVLYFMQVAIAGPLFGYAVAKLTVFWLSHIFNDALVEITITLAATYLTYYIGDVWLKVSGVLAVVVLGLIVNAEKTSISPEVEVFLHRFWEMLAYLANTLIFMMVGVVVTQKALVSVDSMDWFYLIILYLAINIIRGMTISLFSPILSRIGYGLTWRNAVIMTWGGLRGAVGLALALVVENLAGDNVIGSKFLFHTAGIVVLTLVINATTIQTLLKMLGMSDISIPKRLAMAGAVRRIHEGQNRTFNMLKADRFLADADWDIATAACEIVDPYSTKAGDDDTPVDELMFGERKSMCPGCKSMVPNEPSHKEFADMMEEARLRMLKAEKISYWKQFEHGMLAREAVRLLVQHAEVAADQKDQFILVDDLKKSWQVKGIYPWLKRKLEDLISEKKIAAIPMPKHKVGKLMYKVCHHMAFEVTINIAIILNIVPIIMEFIIQDELDAPAPTAAPGATVSSEPTTFEKIDEALRISNFVFFCIYAIEALVKILGLGPHYIVSHWNKFDAFILVVALVDIIIAETLMEGTVTIAINVSTLKVVKLFRLLRGLRMLRLTKALIPRLIAVVNGRINKQLSLGYDVGKGYIIGEEEVGKIIDHMVDNKKILRELKHISETGRLQVVKELGLLQRDHPGIAVSVKTRQAIRTVLNHSRETIHELQGAGLLDETEAHKLEKTVEIKMKRLMNAPSSIPPPPPENLLKNVSWLAGDEKLINFIKARASLLHFDYGEVIVREGDESDCLFLIVSGLVKLYGCSAFLDHDNPPVTTGSDDNEVFEDYLTVGNVIGEMGVLTKKPRNATVVCETTVQVYFITADDMNMAIDTFTLYPSLEYRLWRVVSIRIATPLIMEQMAYQGWTQEKVKLHLERGYLVDLAEYRYQFNIDASMDDIILINGKAYNAHTREEIQSPCLIPRSVHKLTFQYNAEEEPRLFVVRNDEYNGPVMDGRLDIDSKGSLITVKEITSNMCLQHAAELRQKNSQIMLSRKGSQVAKDQEDNHSDVEQSGLAPASPVPTATVPVPKNFLPNLGLSMSKEKLKNGRGVEKAPTKSPPRSARASTFPPLDPHQGEQTLGPEEEDPKDFTPRVNV comes from the exons ATGAAGAAGAGAGTGGTGGAAGTGCGGGAACTCGCGCCTGCCGTGGCAGCACTCGCCGTAGCGGTGTTTATCCAGTCTGCCACCGGGAGTTCTGGGGGATCGGGATCTTCTTCACCGACTAGAGAAACTATCAGTAACATGACAACTGGCAACGCTTCAAGTGAAGAGTATGTTGAACGTAGAGAAATACATGCCCATGCCCCCAAAGTGGTCATCTTTATATTTGGATGCTGTCTGTTTGGCG CCATCTCAAGATCCATCTTGAAGAAGCTCCCGATCCCCTACACCGTGATCTTGCTGGtcttgggcgccatcttgggcGTGGTCGCATCTAACGTCCCCCTGGTCGAGGAACACACCAAGGACATCGCCAACATGGACCCCCACGTCCTACTGCAAATCTTCCTCCCGATCCTTATCTTTGAGTCCGCCTTTGCCATGGATGTCCACACTTTCATGAGGTCCTTCTTACAG GTGTGCATCCTGGCCTTGCTTGGTCTGGTCGTAGCAGCAGTCCTGACAGCTGTACTGGCGATGAACCTCTTCAACTACGACTGGAACTTTAGTGAATCCATGATGTTTGGTGCTATCATGAGTGCTACCGATCCTGTGGCCGTGGTAGCCCTTCTTAAAGACCTTG GTGCATCCAAACAGCTTGGGACTATTATTGAAGGCGAATCACTTTTGAATGACGGCTGTGCCATCGTTATCTTCAACGTGTTCATGAAGATTGTCTTCTTCCCTCACCTAGCATCGTCAG TCGGCCAGAACGTTCTGTACTTCATGCAAGTCGCCATCGCCGGACCGCTGTTTGGTTATGCCGTCGCAAAGTTGACCGTCTTCTGGCTCTCACACATCTTCAACGATGCCCTGGTCGAGATCACCATCACCCTGGCTGCCACCTATCTCACATACTACATAGGCGATGTCTGGCTCAAGGTCTCTGGTGTCCTAGCCGTGGTCGTCCTCGGTCTCATCGTCAATGCTGAGAAGACCTCCATTAGTCCAGAGGTTGAAGTCTTCTTGCACAG GTTTTGGGAGATGCTCGCTTATCTAGCCAACACCCTAATCTTTATGATGGTGGGTGTGGTCGTTACCCAGAAGGCCCTGGTCAGCGTAGATAGTATGGACTGGTTTTACCTCATCATTCTCTATCTAGCAATCAATATCATCAG GGGCATGACGATCAGCCTCTTCAGTCCGATCCTGTCAAGGATCGGCTATGGTCTGACCTGGCGCAACGCCGTCATCATGACTTGGGGCGGTCTCCGGGGCGCCGTGGGTCTGGCCCTGGCTCTTGTGGTCGAGAACCTTGCTGGGGACAACGTGATCGGGAGCAAGTTTCTCTTCCATACAGCCGGCATTGTGGTATTGACCCTCGTCATCAACGCCACCACCATACAGACTCTACTGAAGATGCTAG GCATGAGTGACATATCCATCCCGAAGCGCCTGGCCATGGCCGGAGCGGTGAGACGCATCCACGAGGGCCAGAACCGAACCTTTAACATGCTGAAGGCGGACCGCTTCCTTGCCGATGCCGACTGGGACATCGCGACGGCTGCTTGCGAGATCGTTGACCCATATAGCACCAAGGCTGGTGATGAT GACACCCCTGTTGATGAACTGATGTTCGGAGAGAGGAAGAGCATGTGTCCGGGTTGCAAGTCCATGGTGCCCAACGAACCGTCACATAAAGAATTCGCCGACATGATGGAAGAAGCCAGGCTTAGGATGCTCAAGGCAGAAAAG ATCAGCTACTGGAAGCAGTTTGAGCACGGTATGCTGGCCAGGGAGGCAGTACGTCTCCTTGTACAGCATGCCGAGGTTGCGGCTGACCAGAAGGACCAGTTTATCTTGGTGGATGACCTCAAGAAGTCCTGGCAGGTCAAAGGCATCTATCCTTGGCTG AAACGCAAACTTGAAGACCTGATCAGCGAGAAGAAGATCGCCGCCATCCCCATGCCAAAGCACAAAGTAGGCAAGCTCATGTACAAGGTGTGCCACCACATGGCTTTCGAGGTCACCATCAACATCGCCATCATCCTCAACATCGTCCCCATCATCATGGAGTTCATCATCCAGGATGAGTTGGATGCGCCCGCCCCCACGGCGGCGCCCGGGGCAACCGTGAGCTCGGAGCCGACCACCTTTGAGAAGATCGACGAAGCCCTCAGGATCTCAAACTTTGTCTTCTTTTGCATCTACGCCATAGAAGCTTTGGTCAAA ATTCTAGGTCTCGGTCCCCACTACATTGTGAGCCACTGGAACAAGTTTGATGCGTTCATCCTCGTCGTGGCCCTGGTCGACATCATCATCGCAGAGACCCTGATGGAGGGCACCGTCACCATCGCCATCAATGTCTCCACCCTCAAGGTCGTCAAGCTATTCCGACTTCTTCGAGGCCTCAGGATGCTCAGGCTTACCAAG GCCCTGATCCCTCGGCTTATCGCGGTGGTTAACGGACGCATCAACAAACAGCTCAGTCTTGGCTACGATGTTGGAAAGGGCTACATCATCGGCGAGGAGGAAGTCGGCAAGATCATTGATCACATGGTCGACAACAAGAAGATCCTTCGAGAACTCAAACACATCTCAGAGACAGGAAGACTACAGGTGGTCAAGGAATTAG GTCTTCTACAGAGAGATCACCCTGGCATTGCCGTCTCAGTCAAGACCCGTCAGGCAATCCGCACCGTTCTCAACCACTCTCGTGAGACCATCCATGAACTACAGGGGGCAGGCTTGCTGGATGAGACTGAAGCTCACAAACTGGAGAAG ACCGTTGAGATCAAGATGAAGAGATTGATGAACGCTCCTTCCAGTATTCCTCCACCCCCTCCCGAGAACCTCCTGAAGAACGTATCGTGGCTAGCTGGAGATGAGAAACTCATCAATTTTATCAAG GCCCGTGCCAGCCTTCTTCACTTCGACTATGGTGAGGTGATCGTGAGAGAGGGTGACGAATCGGACTGTCTCTTCCTTATTGTATCGGGACTTGTTAAG ctGTATGGCTGTAGCGCATTCTTGGACCATGACAACCCCCCAGTCACTACGGGTTCTGATGACAATGAGGTCTTTGAGGATTACCTTACCGTAGGTAACGTCATAGGTGAGATGGGTGTCCTCACCAAGAAGCCTCGCAATGCAACCGTCGTCTGTGAAACAACTGTACAG GTTTATTTCATCACTGCGGACGACATGAATATGGCTATTGATACATTCACTCTCTACCCATCCTTGGAGTACCGTCTTTGGCGCGTGGTGTCTATTAGAATTGCCACCCCACTCATCATGGAGCAGATGGCTTATCAG GGCTGGACTCAGGAAAAAGTGAAATTACATCTGGAACGTGGCTACCTGGTTGATCTCGCAGAGTATCGTTATCAATTCAATATCGATGCATCCATGGACGATATCATACTTATCAAT GGCAAGGCATACAACGCTCACACACGCGAAGAAATCCAAAGTCCATGTCTCATCCCTCGCTCGGTTCACAAGCTGACGTTCCAGTACAATGCTGAGGAAGAGCCACGCCTTTTCGTGGTGCGGAACGATGAATACAACGGACCGGTCATGGACGGGAGGCTAGATATAGACAGCAAAGGGTCTCTG ATTACCGTCAAAGAAATAACATCCAACATGTGCCTGCAACACGCTGCTGAGCTGCGCCAGAAGAATTCACAGATCATGCTCTCCAGGAAGGGGAGTCAAGTGGCCAAGGATCAGGAGGACAACCACTCTGATGTGGAGCAGTCAGGCTTGGCTCCAGCGTCGCCAGTCCCAACCGCAACCGTACCCGTTCCTAAGAACTTCCTCCCCAATCTTGGTTTGTCCATGTCGAAGGAGAAGCTGAAGAATGGTAGAGGGGTCGAGAAGGCCCCCACGAAATCCCCACCACGCTCCGCTCGGGCTAGCACGTTCCCGCCCCTTGACCCGCATCAGGGGGAGCAAACGC